One genomic segment of Manis javanica isolate MJ-LG chromosome 7, MJ_LKY, whole genome shotgun sequence includes these proteins:
- the AP3M1 gene encoding AP-3 complex subunit mu-1: MIHSLFLINCSGDIFLEKHWKSVVSQSVCDYFFEAQEKAADVENVPPVISTPHHYLISIYRDKLFFVSVIQSEVPPLFVIEFLHRVADTFQDYFGECSEAAIKDNVVIVYELLEEMLDNGFPLATESNILKELIKPPTILRSVVNSITGSSNVGDTLPTGQLSNIPWRRAGVKYTNNEAYFDVVEEIDAIIDKSGSTVFAEIQGVIDACIKLSGMPDLSLSFMNPRLLDDVSFHPCIRFKRWESERVLSFIPPDGNFRLISYRVSSQNLVAIPVYVKHSISFKENSSCGRFDITIGPKQNMGKTIEGITVTVHMPKVVLNMNLTPTQGSYTFDPVTKVLTWDVGKITPQKLPSLKGLVNLQSGAPKPEENPSLNIQFKIQQLAISGLKVNRLDMYGEKYKPFKGVKYVTKAGKFQVRT; encoded by the exons ATGATCCACAGTCTATTCCTCATAAACTGTTCCGGTGACATATTTCTAGAGAAGCACTGGAAGAGTGTTGTGAGCCAATCTGtctgtgattatttctttgaagCTCAAGAGAAAGCTGCTGATGTTGAAAATGTACCACCTGTCATTTCAACACCTCACCACTACCTCATCAGTATCTACCGGGATAAGCTCTTCTTTGTGTCTGTCATACAGTCTGAAGTGCCACCTCTCTTTGTAATTGAGTTCCTACATCGAGTTGCTGACACTTTTCAG GACTACTTTGGTGAGTGTTCAGAAGCTGCAATTAAGGATAATGTGGTCATAGTATATGAGCTCTTGGAAGAAATGTTAGACAATGGATTTCCACTGGCTACTGAATCTAACATTTTGAAAGAACTGATTAAACCACCAACAATTCTACGGTCTGTCGTCAACTCTATTACAG GCAGTAGTAATGTTGGGGACACACTCCCCACTGGGCAGCTGTCCAACATCCCATGGCGCCGAGCAGGGGTGAAGTATACAAACAATGAAGCCTATTTTGATGTCGTTGAAGAAATAGATGCAATTATAGATAAATCAG gatCCACAGTGTTTGCAGAAATTCAGGGGGTCATTGATGCTTGCATTAAGCTATCTGGAATGCCTgacctttccctttctttcatg AACCCAAGGCTTCTAGATGATGTCAGTTTCCATCCCTGCATCCGGTTCAAGCGTTGGGAATCTGAAAGAGTTTTGTCATTTATTCCTCCAGATGGAAATTTCCGACTCATATCATATCGTGTCAGTTCACAAAA tctAGTGGCAATACCAGTGTATGTGAAACATAGCATCAGCTTTAAGGAGAACAGTTCTTGTGGCAGATTTGATATTACAATTGGACCAAAGCAGAATATGGGAAAAACTATTGAAGGAATCACAGTGACAGTTCACATGCCAAAAGTTGTGCTGAATATGAACCTGACACCAACACAAGGCAGCTATACATTTGATCCTGTTACCAAG gtACTAACATGGGATGTGGGAAAAATTACTCCACAAAAGCTCCCAAGTCTTAAAGGACTGGTAAATTTACAGTCTGGAGCACCCAAGCCAGAAGAAAACCCAAGCCTCAACATACAGTTCAAGATCCAGCAGCTTGCTATTTCAG GCTTAAAAGTAAACCGCTTGGACATGTATGGGGAGAAATATAAGCCATTTAAAGGTGTCAAATATGTCACAAAAGCTGGAAAGTTCCAAGTGAGGACATGA